The Blochmannia endosymbiont of Camponotus sp. genome includes a window with the following:
- the gpmA gene encoding 2,3-diphosphoglycerate-dependent phosphoglycerate mutase, whose translation MNMTKLVIIRHGESQWNKENRFTGWVDIDLSDKGRAEAQCAGQTLKKNGFFFNCGYTSVLKRAIHTLWIILDQLNQAWLPIEKSWRLNERHYGALQGLNKDEAVKKYGYETIQKWRRSFYAVPPNICENNQFIATNDNRYHNIDTNELSKGESLELTLNRVIPYWNNHIVPHIKNNKNLIIVAHGNSIRAIIKFLNNLNESEIFQINVPTGVPLIYEFDKDVNLMQYYYLNNY comes from the coding sequence ATGAATATGACTAAACTTGTTATTATAAGACATGGAGAAAGTCAATGGAACAAAGAAAATCGATTTACTGGATGGGTTGATATAGATTTATCAGATAAAGGACGTGCTGAAGCACAATGCGCTGGTCAAACATTAAAAAAAAATGGATTTTTTTTTAATTGTGGGTACACTTCAGTATTAAAACGAGCAATTCACACTCTATGGATCATACTAGATCAACTAAATCAAGCATGGTTACCAATTGAAAAATCTTGGAGACTAAATGAACGACATTATGGAGCACTGCAAGGATTGAACAAAGATGAAGCCGTAAAAAAATACGGTTATGAAACTATTCAAAAATGGCGTCGTAGTTTTTATGCTGTTCCCCCAAATATTTGTGAGAATAATCAATTTATTGCAACAAATGACAACCGTTACCATAATATAGATACTAACGAATTATCTAAAGGTGAAAGTTTAGAGCTAACTTTAAATAGAGTAATTCCGTACTGGAACAACCATATAGTTCCTCATATTAAAAATAACAAAAATCTTATTATTGTTGCCCATGGCAATTCTATACGCGCTATCATAAAATTTTTAAATAACTTAAACGAATCAGAAATATTTCAAATTAATGTACCAACTGGCGTTCCATTAATATATGAATTCGATAAAGATGTAAATCTCATGCAATATTATTATTTAAATAATTATTAA
- a CDS encoding Bax inhibitor-1 family protein, giving the protein MDRFTRFQNTVSERANNVIQPYIAQVFGWMSCGLLLTAFVAWYASRTPAILQLLFSNQIVFFGLVIGQLALVFVLSGMVARLNGSLATTLFMLYSMLTGLTLSSIFILYTTSSISSAFVVTSGMFGIMTLYGYTTKRDLSSFSNLFFMALIGIILASIVNIWLKNTALMWLITYVGVIIFVGLTAYDTQKLKSIGASLSIDDQDQFRKYSIIGALTLYLDFINLFLMIVRIFGNRR; this is encoded by the coding sequence ATGGATCGATTTACCCGTTTTCAAAATACAGTATCAGAACGAGCTAATAACGTAATACAACCATACATCGCGCAAGTTTTTGGTTGGATGTCTTGTGGATTACTGTTAACTGCTTTTGTTGCTTGGTACGCTTCTAGGACTCCAGCAATACTGCAATTACTTTTTTCTAATCAAATAGTATTTTTCGGTTTAGTTATTGGTCAGTTAGCATTAGTATTCGTTCTATCTGGCATGGTGGCACGATTAAATGGTTCTCTAGCAACTACATTATTTATGCTATATTCCATGTTAACAGGATTAACTTTATCTAGTATATTTATACTATATACTACTTCTTCTATATCTAGCGCATTCGTGGTAACATCTGGTATGTTCGGTATTATGACGTTGTATGGGTATACTACTAAGCGAGATTTAAGCAGTTTTAGTAATTTATTCTTCATGGCATTAATTGGAATAATACTAGCTTCAATAGTTAACATATGGTTAAAAAATACAGCTTTAATGTGGTTAATTACGTATGTTGGAGTTATAATTTTCGTTGGTTTAACCGCATACGATACTCAAAAACTAAAATCTATAGGAGCCTCTTTATCTATAGATGATCAAGATCAGTTTCGTAAATACTCAATTATAGGTGCTTTGACTTTATACTTAGATTTCATTAATTTATTTTTAATGATAGTTCGTATTTTTGGAAATAGACGTTAA
- the ychF gene encoding redox-regulated ATPase YchF yields the protein MQIDCSIIGLPNVGKSTLFSLLTHVSAKVANFPFCTIQPNISIVYIPDLRICQLTDIFPSHKTVHGTMRFIDVAGLIKGAAQGHGMGIQVLNHIRVTKVLCHVVRCFDNNQIIHVFNDIDPCRDVSVVNTELILFDIFQCEQSICALQKKRKIIDVSNKQQLFLLKKCLECLYNGVFLRKIQFSNIERINIERFNFLTIKPIIYIANIDEKSVINNIYLNRLHALASNEQAPLVSCCAMLPLLKNKNNGTRVTMERKESVLHDINNTIFSVLNLCTFFTINLNVTRAWICVIGTTALEAAKMVHSDFKKGFIRARVIKFNDFILYNGELGVKRGGKIYYEGKDYRVEDGDILKFLFKT from the coding sequence ATGCAAATTGATTGCAGTATAATTGGATTACCTAATGTAGGTAAGTCTACATTATTTAGTTTATTAACTCATGTATCTGCTAAAGTGGCCAATTTCCCTTTTTGTACTATTCAACCTAATATATCTATAGTTTATATACCTGACTTACGTATATGTCAGTTAACAGATATTTTTCCATCACATAAAACAGTACATGGGACAATGAGATTTATAGACGTTGCCGGTTTAATAAAAGGGGCTGCTCAAGGGCATGGAATGGGTATTCAAGTTTTAAATCATATTCGTGTAACAAAAGTGTTGTGTCATGTGGTACGTTGTTTTGATAATAATCAAATTATTCATGTTTTTAATGATATAGATCCTTGTAGAGATGTTAGTGTTGTTAACACTGAATTGATATTATTTGATATTTTTCAGTGTGAACAAAGTATTTGTGCTTTACAAAAAAAACGTAAGATTATTGATGTTAGTAATAAACAACAGTTATTTTTATTAAAAAAATGTTTGGAGTGTTTATATAATGGGGTTTTTTTAAGAAAAATACAGTTTTCTAATATAGAAAGAATAAATATTGAAAGATTTAATTTTTTAACTATTAAGCCAATTATTTACATTGCTAATATTGATGAAAAATCTGTCATAAATAATATTTATTTAAATAGACTACATGCATTAGCATCTAATGAACAAGCACCATTAGTTTCATGTTGTGCAATGTTGCCTTTATTAAAAAATAAGAATAACGGCACTAGAGTTACTATGGAACGGAAAGAAAGTGTATTACATGATATAAATAATACTATTTTTTCTGTGTTGAATTTGTGTACTTTTTTTACTATTAATTTAAATGTGACACGGGCTTGGATATGTGTTATTGGAACTACCGCGTTGGAAGCAGCCAAAATGGTACATAGTGATTTTAAAAAGGGTTTTATCCGTGCTCGAGTTATTAAGTTTAATGATTTTATTCTTTATAACGGAGAATTAGGAGTAAAGAGAGGTGGTAAAATATATTATGAAGGGAAGGATTATCGTGTAGAGGATGGGGATATATTAAAGTTTTTGTTTAAGACTTAA